Proteins encoded in a region of the Drosophila sechellia strain sech25 chromosome 2L, ASM438219v1, whole genome shotgun sequence genome:
- the LOC116803559 gene encoding putative mediator of RNA polymerase II transcription subunit 29 — translation MSVRWEIVLMSFFLFSTAQAGGYCGPNKMYACVPTLFCKDGRSTQRNPAAYFNRQCFSFETCCDVNRVIYGMRYTGGEFEPGPYEQTSEPFNNAGGKTSGTNSQQSTGNTGANSPTLKKKGGVSSITNIQNTNNGEGKTFTTNSQMPSYTMNSQPSNNAGGKTNTANNQAPSDSDGKTFTHSTNFHAHNYLNNNSGKTNLGNPPTANTKNTNSPTYHHYQNVNYNPSGNSGSDVGVYRQS, via the exons ATGTCGGTGCGATGGGAAATTGTCCTAATGAGCTTCTTTCTGTTCAGTACCGCCCAGGCTGGAGGATATTGTGGACCGAACAAGATGTATGCGTGTGTGCCCACGCTTTTTTGTAAAGATGGTCGCAGCACGCAAAGAAATCCCGCTGCTTATTTCAACAGGCAGTGCTTTTCGTTTGAGACTTGCTGTGACGTTAATAGG GTAATTTATGGAATGCGGTACACTGGAGGAGAGTTCGAGCCTGGTCCATACGAACAAACCAGCGAGCCATTCAACAATGCAGGTGGAAAAACTTCTGGCACAAACAGTCAACAGTCAACTGGTAATACGGGTGCAAATAGTCCGACCTTGAAAAAAAAGGGCGGAGTGTCATCTATAACAAACATTCAAAATACTAATAATGGCGAAGGCAAAACTTTTACAACAAATAGTCAAATGCCTAGTTATACGATGAATAGTCAGCCATCCAATAACGCAGGTGGAAAAACCAATACTGCAAACAATCAGGCACCCAGTGACTCAGatggaaaaacttttacacACAGTACAAATTTCCATGCTCATAATTATCTTAACAATAATTCCGGAAAAACTAATTTAGGAAACCCACCTACGGCTAAtactaaaaatacaaatagtCCAACTTATCATCATtatcaaaatgttaattaCAATCCCAGTGGTAATTCAGGCAGCGATGTTGGAGTTTATAGACAGTCTTGA